In bacterium, one DNA window encodes the following:
- a CDS encoding right-handed parallel beta-helix repeat-containing protein, giving the protein DGIALYRGARARIVDVTIEKGRGAGIGITWDAQAEIIRTTVSDYWKGIGTFGDAQADVMNCTIHDNLGWGLIASGKSKLIAANNAILRNGNCGVAQWSDSSQAEFYNNLIIGNGWRKEWVCPCVGYWQGGHGKTFLNNNLFWQNVASETQGLDFDIFANRRVKVSDYFSVTGNLSDHPGDIDSLGYPIHPETWEYRAAGAKTKWDINLTEPYGIGPAFGVHSRHKKPD; this is encoded by the coding sequence GGATGGTATTGCTTTGTATCGCGGTGCACGAGCAAGAATTGTCGATGTTACTATCGAAAAGGGAAGAGGTGCAGGTATCGGCATTACTTGGGACGCACAGGCAGAAATAATACGAACGACAGTTTCCGATTACTGGAAAGGGATAGGAACGTTTGGCGATGCCCAAGCGGATGTGATGAATTGCACCATTCACGACAACTTGGGATGGGGACTAATTGCTTCGGGGAAATCCAAGCTCATCGCAGCAAACAACGCCATCCTACGAAACGGTAACTGCGGTGTGGCGCAGTGGTCGGATAGCTCGCAAGCAGAATTCTACAACAATCTGATTATTGGAAACGGATGGCGAAAAGAGTGGGTTTGTCCATGTGTCGGATATTGGCAAGGGGGGCATGGGAAAACGTTTCTAAACAATAACCTGTTTTGGCAAAATGTTGCCAGTGAAACGCAAGGATTGGATTTCGATATCTTTGCTAATAGACGTGTAAAAGTGAGCGACTATTTCTCGGTTACTGGAAATCTTAGTGATCATCCTGGTGATATCGATTCCCTCGGCTATCCTATCCATCCCGAGACTTGGGAGTATCGAGCTGCTGGTGCCAAAACAAAATGGGATATCAATCTGACTGAACCTTACGGTATTGGCCCTGCTTTTGGTGTACACTCTCGCCACAAAAAGCCAGATTAA